A single window of Doryrhamphus excisus isolate RoL2022-K1 chromosome 5, RoL_Dexc_1.0, whole genome shotgun sequence DNA harbors:
- the LOC131129873 gene encoding desmoglein-2.1-like isoform X1, giving the protein MTYSSGIDKGFGCICASESSGCDWRDPAEGVFALRAHSDSNLLRRKREWIIPARPLKENNDYTSQEFIAKIRSDFDIDRDITYSLEGAGANAYPFNVFVVDPKTGLIRVTKVLDREVMDTYSMLGVAKFNDGTDAEKKMDIRIKVVDENDNAPVFDTMKPVDVYELSPTGTLVTRVTATDADEPGNPNSRLVYSIIKQNPNEDMFLMNNDGNIFVNKPSLDRERIDQYIVTVKAQDLNGRREGLTGTSTLTINVLDVNDNLPTLEKEKYEGSIEENTQGVEVMRIKAQDLDLKDTENWEPVFDIVKGNEAKYFSIKKDPKTNEGILMLDKPVDYENVKNLDLGLMVRNKAPPHGKVTENTPYKTYPVKINVRNQREGPDFDPKVKVITMSEGGSTTITDVIARYPAIDQDTGKPAENVKYVKGSDPDNWLTIDPDTAEIKMNKMPDRESTFLVNGTYYAKVLCISEDMPSSTATGTVAIQVEDFNDHCPTLTSTIETMCIPNDAVFVTAIDEDDFPNGAPFTFEIIPENTKGKWQVEHLNDTTAILRAQDSKWPGLHIVEVLVKDGQGVACPKPQKVTVQVCTCEDEVRCGKRGTHGQPSKRAELGPAGIGLLLLGLLLLLLIPLLLLFCQCGGAAGLPVDTRDIPFETKSHLINYCTEGQGENTEVPLTYLPTQVVLGDVTDRMNQSAFVEENIEQSWLMNQANMNTSYSRLGNRAVRGAAAGTYDSIALPDHILAQYYMQKSHSGGENLAVKDTFLKYNFEGQGSSTGSVGCCSLLETDNDLHFLDDLGPKFKTLAEVCGGLKIQNVATSMPSTSSTMVVSEPLPEPPKLSPAQHTVIQKEDRSQVLKEMTMTTAAQAVENQGQMLLVQQQQPIYYTTATTPMLQPIQYVVQPQVQNTMLLAEAPATNLQGMVLAAPSQGMLLQGQRALSGGQTKNPGIVLMDNSKIQTSGATRSGLQAMVVVDSNVSAGSVKVRKGSQTSLLQGDALQTGGISGAQRVLVVEGSSKGSGQTFQEAKGASQKSNPSGSVKSFSSKSSTKFTGSRMASSSSPVVSRIPSYHKVVVQETRK; this is encoded by the exons ATGACCTACTCTTCGGGCATAGACAAGGGATTCGGCTGCATCTGCGCTTCAGAAAGCAGCGGATGCgactggagggacccagcagag GGTGTATTTGCACTGAGGGCCCACTCTGACAGCAACCTTTTACGGAGAAAGAGAGAATGGATCATCCCTGCGAGGCCACTGAAGGAAAATAACGATTACACAAGTCAAGAGTTCATAGCAAAG ATTCGATCCGATTTCGATATTGATCGGGACATCACCTACTCTCTGGAGGGCGCCGGTGCCAATGCGTATCCCTTTAATGTTTTTGTGGTCGATCCTAAAACTGGATTAATACGAGTGACCAAAGTATTGGACAGGGAGGTGATGGACACCTACAGT ATGTTGGGCGTGGCAAAATTTAATGATGGCACCGATGCAGAAAAGAAGATGGACATACGAATCAAGGTGGTCGATGAAAACGACAACGCTCCGGTGTTTGACACCATGAAGCCCGTGGACGTGTACGAACTCAGTCCTACTG GGACTCTTGTCACAAGAGTCACTGCAACGGATGCCGACGAACCAGGCAACCCGAACTCTCGGCTGGTCTACTCCATCATAAAGCAGAACCCCAATGAAGACATGTTCTTAATGAACAACGATGGAAACATCTTTGTCAACAAGCCGTCTCTGGATAGAGAG AGAATAGATCAGTACATTGTGACGGTGAAGGCTCAGGACCTCAATGGTAGACGAGAGGGACTCACTGGCACAAGTACGTTGACCATCAATGTGCTGGATGTCAACGACAACCTTCCTACTCTGGAAAAGGAAAAG TATGAGGGAAGCATTGAGGAGAACACACAAGGCGTGGAGGTGATGAGAATCAAAGCTCAAGACTTGGACCTGAAGGACACAGAAAACTGGGAACCCGTGTTTGATATTGTCAAAGGCAACGAGGCCAAATACTTCAGCATCAAAAAGGACCCAAAGACCAATGAGGGCATCCTCATGCTTGATAAG CCTGTGGATTACGAGAATGTGAAGAATCTCGATCTTGGACTCATGGTGAGGAACAAGGCTCCACCTCATGGAAAAGTTACGGAAAACACACCATATAAGACCTATCCTGTCAAAATCAACGTGAGGAATCAGCGTGAAGGACCAGATTTTGACCCCAAAGTCAAAGTGATTACCATGTCAGAGGGAGGCTCCACCACCATTACGGATGTTATTGCCCGCTACCCAGCGATAGACCAGGACACTGGGAAACCAGCTGAGAATGTCAA ATATGTTAAAGGTTCTGACCCTGACAACTGGCTCACCATCGACCCAGACACGGCTGAGATCAAAATGAACAAGATGCCTGACAGAGAGTCTACTTTCCTGGTTAATGGGACGTACTATGCCAAAGTACTCTGCATTTCGGAGG ACATGCCCTCAAGCACCGCCACTGGCACTGTGGCCATCCAAGTGGAAGATTTTAACGACCATTGTCCCACCCTGACCAGTACCATCGAGACGATGTGCATTCCAAACGATGCTGTTTTTGTCACCGCCATCGATGAGGACGACTTCCCAAATGGAGCTCCTTTCACCTTTGAAATCATCCCAGAAAACACGAAGGGCAAATGGCAGGTGGAACATCTTAATG ATACTACAGCCATCCTGAGGGCCCAGGACTCCAAGTGGCCCGGTTTACACATAGTGGAAGTGCTAGTGAAGGACGGGCAGGGGGTGGCGTGCCCAAAACCTCAGAAGGTGACGGTCCAAGTATGTACTTGCGAGGATGAAGTCAGGTGTGGAAAACGAGGCACCCACGGTCAGCCCAGCAAAAGAGCAGAGTTGGGACCTGCAGGCATCGGACTGCTGTTGCTGGGCCTGCTGCTGCTCTTAC TCATTCCTCTGCTACTGCTCTTCTGCCAATGTGGGGGTGCTGCGGGGCTGCCAGTGGACACACGTGACATACCTTTTGAGACCAAGTCGCACTTGATCAACTACTGCACCGAGGGCCAGGGGGAAAACACG GAGGTGCCACTGACCTACTTGCCGACACAGGTGGTCTTGGGTGACGTCACAGATCGAATGAATCAGTCCGCTTTTGTGGAAGAAAACATAGAGCAGTCGTGGTTGATGAACCAGGCCAACATGAACACCTCTTACTCCAGATTGGGAAACAGAGCAGTACGAGGTGCAGCCGCAGGAACGTATGACAGCATTGCACTGCCAGATCACATCCTTGCCCAATACTACATGCAG AAGTCGCACAGCGGAGGAGAGAACCTTGCGGTGAAGGATACTTTCTTGAAATACAACTTTGAGGGCCAAGGCTCCTCCACTGGCTCAGTGGGCTGCTGCAGCCTACTGGAGACCGACAACGACCTGCATTTCCTAGATGACCTCGGTCCAAAGTTCAAGACACTAGCGGAGGTGTGCGGTGGATTGAAAATCCAAAACGTGGCCACTTCAATGCCCAGCACATCCTCAACCATGGTTGTGAGTGAACCGCTGCCAGAACCCCCCAAGCTGTCACCAGCACAACATACTGTGATACAGAAGGAGGATCGCTCTCAGGTGCTGAAAGAAATGACAATGACGACAGCGGCGCAAGCAGTGGAAAATCAAGGCCAGATGCTCCtggtccagcagcagcagcctatTTACTACACCACCGCCACCACTCCAATGCTCCAACCCATTCAGTATGTGGTTCAGCCACAAGTACAGAACACCATGCTGCTGGCTGAGGCACCAGCAACCAACCTCCAGGGCATGGTGCTAGCAGCACCCTCACAAGGCATGCTGCTGCAGGGGCAGAGAGCACTCTCTGGTGGACAAACTAAGAACCCTGGCATAGTCCTGATGGACAACTCCAAGATCCAGACCAGTGGAGCCACCAGATCTGGCCTGCAGGCCATGGTGGTCGTGGACAGCAATGTCTCTGCAGGCTCTGTTAAGGTGCGAAAGGGCAGCCAAACTTCTCTCCTGCAAGGGGACGCTTTGCAGACAGGAGGGATTTCAGGAGCTCAGAGAGTCCTGGTGGTTGAAGGCTCATCCAAAGGAAGTGGGCAAACCTTCCAGGAAGCAAAAGGTGCGTCCCAGAAGAGTAACCCCTCTGGATCTGTAAAATCCTTCAGCAGCAAGAGCTCCACCAAGTTCACTGGATCTAGGATGGCTTCATCCAGCAGCCCCGTAGTGAGCAGAATCCCATCATACCACAAAGTGGTGGTACAGGAGACACGCAAATAA
- the LOC131129873 gene encoding desmoglein-2.1-like isoform X3: MHCEIQKGVFALRAHSDSNLLRRKREWIIPARPLKENNDYTSQEFIAKIRSDFDIDRDITYSLEGAGANAYPFNVFVVDPKTGLIRVTKVLDREVMDTYSMLGVAKFNDGTDAEKKMDIRIKVVDENDNAPVFDTMKPVDVYELSPTGTLVTRVTATDADEPGNPNSRLVYSIIKQNPNEDMFLMNNDGNIFVNKPSLDRERIDQYIVTVKAQDLNGRREGLTGTSTLTINVLDVNDNLPTLEKEKYEGSIEENTQGVEVMRIKAQDLDLKDTENWEPVFDIVKGNEAKYFSIKKDPKTNEGILMLDKPVDYENVKNLDLGLMVRNKAPPHGKVTENTPYKTYPVKINVRNQREGPDFDPKVKVITMSEGGSTTITDVIARYPAIDQDTGKPAENVKYVKGSDPDNWLTIDPDTAEIKMNKMPDRESTFLVNGTYYAKVLCISEDMPSSTATGTVAIQVEDFNDHCPTLTSTIETMCIPNDAVFVTAIDEDDFPNGAPFTFEIIPENTKGKWQVEHLNDTTAILRAQDSKWPGLHIVEVLVKDGQGVACPKPQKVTVQVCTCEDEVRCGKRGTHGQPSKRAELGPAGIGLLLLGLLLLLLIPLLLLFCQCGGAAGLPVDTRDIPFETKSHLINYCTEGQGENTEVPLTYLPTQVVLGDVTDRMNQSAFVEENIEQSWLMNQANMNTSYSRLGNRAVRGAAAGTYDSIALPDHILAQYYMQKSHSGGENLAVKDTFLKYNFEGQGSSTGSVGCCSLLETDNDLHFLDDLGPKFKTLAEVCGGLKIQNVATSMPSTSSTMVVSEPLPEPPKLSPAQHTVIQKEDRSQVLKEMTMTTAAQAVENQGQMLLVQQQQPIYYTTATTPMLQPIQYVVQPQVQNTMLLAEAPATNLQGMVLAAPSQGMLLQGQRALSGGQTKNPGIVLMDNSKIQTSGATRSGLQAMVVVDSNVSAGSVKVRKGSQTSLLQGDALQTGGISGAQRVLVVEGSSKGSGQTFQEAKGASQKSNPSGSVKSFSSKSSTKFTGSRMASSSSPVVSRIPSYHKVVVQETRK, encoded by the exons atgcattgtgaaatacaaaag GGTGTATTTGCACTGAGGGCCCACTCTGACAGCAACCTTTTACGGAGAAAGAGAGAATGGATCATCCCTGCGAGGCCACTGAAGGAAAATAACGATTACACAAGTCAAGAGTTCATAGCAAAG ATTCGATCCGATTTCGATATTGATCGGGACATCACCTACTCTCTGGAGGGCGCCGGTGCCAATGCGTATCCCTTTAATGTTTTTGTGGTCGATCCTAAAACTGGATTAATACGAGTGACCAAAGTATTGGACAGGGAGGTGATGGACACCTACAGT ATGTTGGGCGTGGCAAAATTTAATGATGGCACCGATGCAGAAAAGAAGATGGACATACGAATCAAGGTGGTCGATGAAAACGACAACGCTCCGGTGTTTGACACCATGAAGCCCGTGGACGTGTACGAACTCAGTCCTACTG GGACTCTTGTCACAAGAGTCACTGCAACGGATGCCGACGAACCAGGCAACCCGAACTCTCGGCTGGTCTACTCCATCATAAAGCAGAACCCCAATGAAGACATGTTCTTAATGAACAACGATGGAAACATCTTTGTCAACAAGCCGTCTCTGGATAGAGAG AGAATAGATCAGTACATTGTGACGGTGAAGGCTCAGGACCTCAATGGTAGACGAGAGGGACTCACTGGCACAAGTACGTTGACCATCAATGTGCTGGATGTCAACGACAACCTTCCTACTCTGGAAAAGGAAAAG TATGAGGGAAGCATTGAGGAGAACACACAAGGCGTGGAGGTGATGAGAATCAAAGCTCAAGACTTGGACCTGAAGGACACAGAAAACTGGGAACCCGTGTTTGATATTGTCAAAGGCAACGAGGCCAAATACTTCAGCATCAAAAAGGACCCAAAGACCAATGAGGGCATCCTCATGCTTGATAAG CCTGTGGATTACGAGAATGTGAAGAATCTCGATCTTGGACTCATGGTGAGGAACAAGGCTCCACCTCATGGAAAAGTTACGGAAAACACACCATATAAGACCTATCCTGTCAAAATCAACGTGAGGAATCAGCGTGAAGGACCAGATTTTGACCCCAAAGTCAAAGTGATTACCATGTCAGAGGGAGGCTCCACCACCATTACGGATGTTATTGCCCGCTACCCAGCGATAGACCAGGACACTGGGAAACCAGCTGAGAATGTCAA ATATGTTAAAGGTTCTGACCCTGACAACTGGCTCACCATCGACCCAGACACGGCTGAGATCAAAATGAACAAGATGCCTGACAGAGAGTCTACTTTCCTGGTTAATGGGACGTACTATGCCAAAGTACTCTGCATTTCGGAGG ACATGCCCTCAAGCACCGCCACTGGCACTGTGGCCATCCAAGTGGAAGATTTTAACGACCATTGTCCCACCCTGACCAGTACCATCGAGACGATGTGCATTCCAAACGATGCTGTTTTTGTCACCGCCATCGATGAGGACGACTTCCCAAATGGAGCTCCTTTCACCTTTGAAATCATCCCAGAAAACACGAAGGGCAAATGGCAGGTGGAACATCTTAATG ATACTACAGCCATCCTGAGGGCCCAGGACTCCAAGTGGCCCGGTTTACACATAGTGGAAGTGCTAGTGAAGGACGGGCAGGGGGTGGCGTGCCCAAAACCTCAGAAGGTGACGGTCCAAGTATGTACTTGCGAGGATGAAGTCAGGTGTGGAAAACGAGGCACCCACGGTCAGCCCAGCAAAAGAGCAGAGTTGGGACCTGCAGGCATCGGACTGCTGTTGCTGGGCCTGCTGCTGCTCTTAC TCATTCCTCTGCTACTGCTCTTCTGCCAATGTGGGGGTGCTGCGGGGCTGCCAGTGGACACACGTGACATACCTTTTGAGACCAAGTCGCACTTGATCAACTACTGCACCGAGGGCCAGGGGGAAAACACG GAGGTGCCACTGACCTACTTGCCGACACAGGTGGTCTTGGGTGACGTCACAGATCGAATGAATCAGTCCGCTTTTGTGGAAGAAAACATAGAGCAGTCGTGGTTGATGAACCAGGCCAACATGAACACCTCTTACTCCAGATTGGGAAACAGAGCAGTACGAGGTGCAGCCGCAGGAACGTATGACAGCATTGCACTGCCAGATCACATCCTTGCCCAATACTACATGCAG AAGTCGCACAGCGGAGGAGAGAACCTTGCGGTGAAGGATACTTTCTTGAAATACAACTTTGAGGGCCAAGGCTCCTCCACTGGCTCAGTGGGCTGCTGCAGCCTACTGGAGACCGACAACGACCTGCATTTCCTAGATGACCTCGGTCCAAAGTTCAAGACACTAGCGGAGGTGTGCGGTGGATTGAAAATCCAAAACGTGGCCACTTCAATGCCCAGCACATCCTCAACCATGGTTGTGAGTGAACCGCTGCCAGAACCCCCCAAGCTGTCACCAGCACAACATACTGTGATACAGAAGGAGGATCGCTCTCAGGTGCTGAAAGAAATGACAATGACGACAGCGGCGCAAGCAGTGGAAAATCAAGGCCAGATGCTCCtggtccagcagcagcagcctatTTACTACACCACCGCCACCACTCCAATGCTCCAACCCATTCAGTATGTGGTTCAGCCACAAGTACAGAACACCATGCTGCTGGCTGAGGCACCAGCAACCAACCTCCAGGGCATGGTGCTAGCAGCACCCTCACAAGGCATGCTGCTGCAGGGGCAGAGAGCACTCTCTGGTGGACAAACTAAGAACCCTGGCATAGTCCTGATGGACAACTCCAAGATCCAGACCAGTGGAGCCACCAGATCTGGCCTGCAGGCCATGGTGGTCGTGGACAGCAATGTCTCTGCAGGCTCTGTTAAGGTGCGAAAGGGCAGCCAAACTTCTCTCCTGCAAGGGGACGCTTTGCAGACAGGAGGGATTTCAGGAGCTCAGAGAGTCCTGGTGGTTGAAGGCTCATCCAAAGGAAGTGGGCAAACCTTCCAGGAAGCAAAAGGTGCGTCCCAGAAGAGTAACCCCTCTGGATCTGTAAAATCCTTCAGCAGCAAGAGCTCCACCAAGTTCACTGGATCTAGGATGGCTTCATCCAGCAGCCCCGTAGTGAGCAGAATCCCATCATACCACAAAGTGGTGGTACAGGAGACACGCAAATAA
- the LOC131129873 gene encoding desmoglein-2.1-like isoform X2, with the protein MLSPPCVLLFVGVFALRAHSDSNLLRRKREWIIPARPLKENNDYTSQEFIAKIRSDFDIDRDITYSLEGAGANAYPFNVFVVDPKTGLIRVTKVLDREVMDTYSMLGVAKFNDGTDAEKKMDIRIKVVDENDNAPVFDTMKPVDVYELSPTGTLVTRVTATDADEPGNPNSRLVYSIIKQNPNEDMFLMNNDGNIFVNKPSLDRERIDQYIVTVKAQDLNGRREGLTGTSTLTINVLDVNDNLPTLEKEKYEGSIEENTQGVEVMRIKAQDLDLKDTENWEPVFDIVKGNEAKYFSIKKDPKTNEGILMLDKPVDYENVKNLDLGLMVRNKAPPHGKVTENTPYKTYPVKINVRNQREGPDFDPKVKVITMSEGGSTTITDVIARYPAIDQDTGKPAENVKYVKGSDPDNWLTIDPDTAEIKMNKMPDRESTFLVNGTYYAKVLCISEDMPSSTATGTVAIQVEDFNDHCPTLTSTIETMCIPNDAVFVTAIDEDDFPNGAPFTFEIIPENTKGKWQVEHLNDTTAILRAQDSKWPGLHIVEVLVKDGQGVACPKPQKVTVQVCTCEDEVRCGKRGTHGQPSKRAELGPAGIGLLLLGLLLLLLIPLLLLFCQCGGAAGLPVDTRDIPFETKSHLINYCTEGQGENTEVPLTYLPTQVVLGDVTDRMNQSAFVEENIEQSWLMNQANMNTSYSRLGNRAVRGAAAGTYDSIALPDHILAQYYMQKSHSGGENLAVKDTFLKYNFEGQGSSTGSVGCCSLLETDNDLHFLDDLGPKFKTLAEVCGGLKIQNVATSMPSTSSTMVVSEPLPEPPKLSPAQHTVIQKEDRSQVLKEMTMTTAAQAVENQGQMLLVQQQQPIYYTTATTPMLQPIQYVVQPQVQNTMLLAEAPATNLQGMVLAAPSQGMLLQGQRALSGGQTKNPGIVLMDNSKIQTSGATRSGLQAMVVVDSNVSAGSVKVRKGSQTSLLQGDALQTGGISGAQRVLVVEGSSKGSGQTFQEAKGASQKSNPSGSVKSFSSKSSTKFTGSRMASSSSPVVSRIPSYHKVVVQETRK; encoded by the exons ATGCTTTCTCCTCCATGTGTGCTGCTCTTTGTG GGTGTATTTGCACTGAGGGCCCACTCTGACAGCAACCTTTTACGGAGAAAGAGAGAATGGATCATCCCTGCGAGGCCACTGAAGGAAAATAACGATTACACAAGTCAAGAGTTCATAGCAAAG ATTCGATCCGATTTCGATATTGATCGGGACATCACCTACTCTCTGGAGGGCGCCGGTGCCAATGCGTATCCCTTTAATGTTTTTGTGGTCGATCCTAAAACTGGATTAATACGAGTGACCAAAGTATTGGACAGGGAGGTGATGGACACCTACAGT ATGTTGGGCGTGGCAAAATTTAATGATGGCACCGATGCAGAAAAGAAGATGGACATACGAATCAAGGTGGTCGATGAAAACGACAACGCTCCGGTGTTTGACACCATGAAGCCCGTGGACGTGTACGAACTCAGTCCTACTG GGACTCTTGTCACAAGAGTCACTGCAACGGATGCCGACGAACCAGGCAACCCGAACTCTCGGCTGGTCTACTCCATCATAAAGCAGAACCCCAATGAAGACATGTTCTTAATGAACAACGATGGAAACATCTTTGTCAACAAGCCGTCTCTGGATAGAGAG AGAATAGATCAGTACATTGTGACGGTGAAGGCTCAGGACCTCAATGGTAGACGAGAGGGACTCACTGGCACAAGTACGTTGACCATCAATGTGCTGGATGTCAACGACAACCTTCCTACTCTGGAAAAGGAAAAG TATGAGGGAAGCATTGAGGAGAACACACAAGGCGTGGAGGTGATGAGAATCAAAGCTCAAGACTTGGACCTGAAGGACACAGAAAACTGGGAACCCGTGTTTGATATTGTCAAAGGCAACGAGGCCAAATACTTCAGCATCAAAAAGGACCCAAAGACCAATGAGGGCATCCTCATGCTTGATAAG CCTGTGGATTACGAGAATGTGAAGAATCTCGATCTTGGACTCATGGTGAGGAACAAGGCTCCACCTCATGGAAAAGTTACGGAAAACACACCATATAAGACCTATCCTGTCAAAATCAACGTGAGGAATCAGCGTGAAGGACCAGATTTTGACCCCAAAGTCAAAGTGATTACCATGTCAGAGGGAGGCTCCACCACCATTACGGATGTTATTGCCCGCTACCCAGCGATAGACCAGGACACTGGGAAACCAGCTGAGAATGTCAA ATATGTTAAAGGTTCTGACCCTGACAACTGGCTCACCATCGACCCAGACACGGCTGAGATCAAAATGAACAAGATGCCTGACAGAGAGTCTACTTTCCTGGTTAATGGGACGTACTATGCCAAAGTACTCTGCATTTCGGAGG ACATGCCCTCAAGCACCGCCACTGGCACTGTGGCCATCCAAGTGGAAGATTTTAACGACCATTGTCCCACCCTGACCAGTACCATCGAGACGATGTGCATTCCAAACGATGCTGTTTTTGTCACCGCCATCGATGAGGACGACTTCCCAAATGGAGCTCCTTTCACCTTTGAAATCATCCCAGAAAACACGAAGGGCAAATGGCAGGTGGAACATCTTAATG ATACTACAGCCATCCTGAGGGCCCAGGACTCCAAGTGGCCCGGTTTACACATAGTGGAAGTGCTAGTGAAGGACGGGCAGGGGGTGGCGTGCCCAAAACCTCAGAAGGTGACGGTCCAAGTATGTACTTGCGAGGATGAAGTCAGGTGTGGAAAACGAGGCACCCACGGTCAGCCCAGCAAAAGAGCAGAGTTGGGACCTGCAGGCATCGGACTGCTGTTGCTGGGCCTGCTGCTGCTCTTAC TCATTCCTCTGCTACTGCTCTTCTGCCAATGTGGGGGTGCTGCGGGGCTGCCAGTGGACACACGTGACATACCTTTTGAGACCAAGTCGCACTTGATCAACTACTGCACCGAGGGCCAGGGGGAAAACACG GAGGTGCCACTGACCTACTTGCCGACACAGGTGGTCTTGGGTGACGTCACAGATCGAATGAATCAGTCCGCTTTTGTGGAAGAAAACATAGAGCAGTCGTGGTTGATGAACCAGGCCAACATGAACACCTCTTACTCCAGATTGGGAAACAGAGCAGTACGAGGTGCAGCCGCAGGAACGTATGACAGCATTGCACTGCCAGATCACATCCTTGCCCAATACTACATGCAG AAGTCGCACAGCGGAGGAGAGAACCTTGCGGTGAAGGATACTTTCTTGAAATACAACTTTGAGGGCCAAGGCTCCTCCACTGGCTCAGTGGGCTGCTGCAGCCTACTGGAGACCGACAACGACCTGCATTTCCTAGATGACCTCGGTCCAAAGTTCAAGACACTAGCGGAGGTGTGCGGTGGATTGAAAATCCAAAACGTGGCCACTTCAATGCCCAGCACATCCTCAACCATGGTTGTGAGTGAACCGCTGCCAGAACCCCCCAAGCTGTCACCAGCACAACATACTGTGATACAGAAGGAGGATCGCTCTCAGGTGCTGAAAGAAATGACAATGACGACAGCGGCGCAAGCAGTGGAAAATCAAGGCCAGATGCTCCtggtccagcagcagcagcctatTTACTACACCACCGCCACCACTCCAATGCTCCAACCCATTCAGTATGTGGTTCAGCCACAAGTACAGAACACCATGCTGCTGGCTGAGGCACCAGCAACCAACCTCCAGGGCATGGTGCTAGCAGCACCCTCACAAGGCATGCTGCTGCAGGGGCAGAGAGCACTCTCTGGTGGACAAACTAAGAACCCTGGCATAGTCCTGATGGACAACTCCAAGATCCAGACCAGTGGAGCCACCAGATCTGGCCTGCAGGCCATGGTGGTCGTGGACAGCAATGTCTCTGCAGGCTCTGTTAAGGTGCGAAAGGGCAGCCAAACTTCTCTCCTGCAAGGGGACGCTTTGCAGACAGGAGGGATTTCAGGAGCTCAGAGAGTCCTGGTGGTTGAAGGCTCATCCAAAGGAAGTGGGCAAACCTTCCAGGAAGCAAAAGGTGCGTCCCAGAAGAGTAACCCCTCTGGATCTGTAAAATCCTTCAGCAGCAAGAGCTCCACCAAGTTCACTGGATCTAGGATGGCTTCATCCAGCAGCCCCGTAGTGAGCAGAATCCCATCATACCACAAAGTGGTGGTACAGGAGACACGCAAATAA